The Parabacteroides timonensis sequence AGCCCAGAACAATCACCTTTTTGATTCCAATTTTCGACATAGTAATTGGGTTGTTTTGTTTATTAATTGATTTTATAGAATGTTATACCTTCATATTATCGCTATCCGCGGGACACAAAAAAAATGCGTTAGTAAAAATAACCAACGCATCTTATATTACCAAATGATAATCCCGTAAAGTAAAGAAATGAGCCTCAATGTCCGGCGTTGAACCGGAAATAAACATCGGATTACACTTATGTATCTTATTCGTCATGAAACTCTTCCTCGCAAAATTTCGGCAAAGATAGGGGATATAATTTGAATGTGCAATAAAATAGGAGGGAATCGTGGTTTAAAAATTGTACTCATAATTACGTTGTATTAATGGAAACTTGTTTATAAAAAGGAAATGGTGTTGCTTGTCCGATATTCTGTTTGTTATTTATTCTTGATTATTGTATATTGAAGAAGCTTGTTTACGTCTTCCTTCATTAATTTAATAGTTTTCGATTGATCCTTGGGCTGTCTGGTAAGAACAGAGTAGGCCGCTAACCTGAGTTTATCGGGTTGGTAATAAGAATCGTCCGAATATAACTTTGTCAGTAGATAATAGGTGTCAATCTTTTCCGGCAGGATATGCAGGCATTGTAATAAATACTTCTCGGCTTGCTCATAAAGACCCAGCTGTTGGTAACTTTCTGCCAGTATGTAATAGAATTCCGGATTGGCACTTAGCCGGATTGCTTGGTGACTCCAGACGATAGCATCCGAATATTGTTTACACTGTAACAGGCATCTGGCTCCTTCCTGCAGGAATTCGACCCGGTGGTTGAGACGTGGATATAAACACTGGTATCCTTGTGTGGCCACCTGTTGTTCATTTTGCTGTTTGAGCAGTCGTAATGTTTTCCATTCTTTATAAGAATCGTAATAACCTCTTTGACCGAAAAATAGCATGCAGGCGGCTAATGCTGCAAAAGTTCCGATGTAGGGAAATGTTTTCGGGGAAGGTTTTTGCAACTTACCGGGTATTGTTACACAAATAGCCGAGAAGAATAATAGTAATACCCAAAACGACGGTAATTGTAACGGATAAGAATACATTGAGAAAAAGAGCAAAGCGATAATGCTTCCCGTCGCTCCGATCTGTTTGTTTTTTAGTCCGTAATAAAGGCTGAACCCGATCCACAAAGAGAAAAGTAACAGTCCGGCGATTCCGAATTCGAGTCCCATCTGCAGATACTCGTTGAATGCAAATCTCGGACAACAGGCAGCCTGCCGTTCCATGTCGGAAGCTTTTCCGGATGAAAAGTAGTCGGCTTGCGTCTTCGCATAGGATGTGGAAAAACCTCCCAGGCCTGTTCCTGTCACAGGTTGTTCCAAGATTGCTTTGGTTGTTACGTTCCACATCAGTAGGCGACTGGCCGATTGGTCCGGGTGGATAAAACTACCCAGAGTGGGTAATCCTGCAATGCCCAGGAATAATAAAGCACAAACGATCACGACAGTCTTACTGTGCATTATTACTCTTTGTTTCAGGATTTTCCAACCGGATTTGCGTAAAAAGAATACCCAGCAGCAGGAGGCAACGGCGGCTAGCCATGCAGGACGGCTTGCTCCTCCCGGGAGGGCGATCAGGATGATTAGTATACCGATGACTGACAGGTAAAACAACATGGTTCTGGTTTCCCACCATGCTATTTTATCGCAATCACGGAATCGCAGGGCCAGGTTCAGGCATAAAGGGAGTACGATTGCCAGATAACCGGAAAACGGACCGGGATTAAAAATCAGTCCGCTGCCATTAAACAGTGGATGGTCTTCCGCCGGGTTACCGTGTATATGCCCCATTCCCCACATCGCTTCAAACATGCCGGTCGATATAATGATCGAAATGAAAAAGAGCCTGAGCTCGGGATGTGTCTGTATGACAGCTCGTAACATAAACCATAGCATGGTCAGTTGACCGACAAAGAGCAATCTTTCCGGTTGTGGGTTCAACTCACGGTCGTAGGTGATCAGAATCAGTCCGGTGAAGAGAAGTAGCAGTCCGTCAGGTAGTGTGAATGTGAAACAACTTTTTTTGATGGTGGCTTCCATAAAAAATACACTGAAGGCAAGTAATAAAACAGCGAAATGGAACCAGAAAATTTTGCCGGCGATAGTTCCTTCTGCAATGTCAGGATTGGCGGCAAATACAATGCATAATAGTAACGCTCCACTCGTAGAGAGGGATAATAGCCGTAGGTACTTGAATAAAATTTTCATCTTTAATTTATTTTAGGGTGATATCGGACTCTGCTTTTTGTTTATGAAAATCGATAACTACCTTTTCCGGTTATTACATTAATGGATGTAAATTCCGGAAGAAGATCGATGAAAAAACAAGTTGTGACGTTCTCTTTAGTGCTACTTCTTAGCTCTTAGATTAAACACGCAGAGGACAAGAAGGGTTTGAAAAAATAACAATTTGTCCATTGATATCGCAAAATTAGGAAAGAAAATAGTTTCAGATGGTCTAAATAGGTTCAAGATGGTTATTTTTTTAAGGTAAAAATAGGAAGGTAAATAAAGATTCCGGCAATCGACATAGCTAGCCCTCCGATCGTACCGGCTGCCAGTGGAAACCAAAATGCTTCTTTATCGGGACCTAACATAAACGGAATGAATCCCAGAATAGTGGAAATCACAGTAAGGAAAATTGGTGTTATTTTTGCATTCCATGCTTTCAGGTAAATGCGCCAGAGTGGCATCGAGGGTTTTGCTTCGCGTAGCTGATTGAATTCGTTCAATACATAGATGCTGGCATTTACCGTAATACCGCATAATAAAACGAATGAAGCAAATCCTCCCTGGTCGAAGTTTAACTTGAACCAATAAAACGTCAGGAATACGCCGATATAGGAGATCGGTATCACGCAGATGACGGCTAATGGTTGTTTCAAAGAGTTAAACAGGATACTGGTAGTAAAGAAAATGATTACGATAATAAGCAACAATAACAGATATTGTTTATTATCTTTCGTGTTCCAATCCCAGTAATAGCTTTCCGACTTGGCTGTATAACCCATAGGGAGCGAAGCATTGAATTCCTTCAATACACGTTCCTGTATCTTGTTCCCCTGGTTGGATGCACCGATATATTCGTATTGCAGGCAAAGCCGGTATTGCTGGTTTACCTTGGCTACTTTCTGCGGCATCTGTCCTTTTTCCACAGTTGCCAGTTCTGCTAATTTATAAGACTTGTCTTTGACGGTTTGAGGCACATATTGCATACTCCAGATATCATAATCCTTTGCTTGTCGGGAACTTAGTTTCAGCTTTTCCACTTCATTGTCGACAACAATCGTTCCGCTATAAATATCTTTTCCGAATACCGGATTCAATGAGGCGAACAACTCGATCGGCAGAATGCTCTCTTGGGCCATCCGTGCTTTGTTCAGGTTGAAGTAGAACTCTTGGTAATCGTCTTTCCACCAGGAGAATTCGGAGTTGATAAGCACTTCCTTGATACGTCGGAAGGTGAGAAGTTTGCCTTTTAATTGTTCGGCCCATTCGTATAACTCGTCGTAATTATATCCGAACATTTCGATCCTGAATGACCCGGCTCCTTCCCGTACATCATTGCTGAACCCCTGATCCTGAAGACCGTATACTCCCCAGCTACCGCCGCCCAGTTCTAAAGCTTTACTGATGATCTTGCTTTTCAGGGTGTAAGGGAAGCCGCTCCGTTCGGCAGCTTTGGTGAAGTATATGCGTATACCTGCCTGACGGGCACTGTATACATTTGTCTGGAACTGGCGTATATCCTTGAATGTACTCAGGTAAGCCTCCATACGGGTCATCAGTTGGTTCATCTGTTCCAACGTAGTACCGTTGGGTAGGGAGGCTGTGACGGATAGAACCGTTTCATCGTTGCGGGTAAAGTAACTACCTTCATACACTTTCTGCACAAAAAGCCGTAAAGTTCCTCCCAACGCTTTGTCTATGATGGGTTTTACCTTTTCTTTATAGGTATCCCCGGATACAATCTTGTTGTATTTTTCGATGAATAGCGAGTCGGTAGCCGTGTAAACTTTGTCTTTACCATCCATTTCTATTTTTTCAGGCAACAGGAAGATCGGTAATCCGAATGCTAGGACTAACACTACACAAGCAGTCTTTTTCCATCGGCAAAGGAAATCGATCTGTGCATGGTAATAGCGGTTGAAATAGACCGGATACCGCTTAAGAACTCTGTTACCCCATATTTTGAACCGATTGAATCGGCCACTCTCCTGGCTTTCGGATAATAGGGCTTTTTGCTTTATATTTTTCTTTTGTCCCAATCCCAGTTTGTCTATCATGGCAGGAACAAAGAACAGGGCAACAGCCAGCGATACAGCCAGATTAATAATCACCACAGCTGCGAAATCCTGTAAATTCAATCGTATTTTTTCATCGAGGAAGAAAATAATCACCAATGCTCCGATCGTAGTCAGAGTGGCTGCCAGGATAGAAAGGAAAGCTTTCCGGTTATGGCGGTTACGTATATGGTCGGTCATCACGATCGTATTGTCGATCACCAGGCTTAAAGATATGGTGACACCGGCCAGCGAATAAAGTTGCATCTCCAGCTTTGCCAGGTAAAAGAAGATGACGGCAATGCAGAGGTTTACACTCAGGCTGACAACGATCAGGAACAGGTAACGAACATTCCGGGTGATCAATAGAACGAATAAAAGCAGGATCAGGATAGTCAATCCGGTACGTAAATATATTTTGTCCAACTCGTTGTGGATGAATTCCGTAGCGTCATAACTCGTGTGTATCTCATAGCCTTGCGGCAGTAACTGACGGATATGATTCATCTCCTGTTTTACCTGTTCTGCCAGTTTCAACTGGTTTGCCGTTTCTTCCGCCTGAATGGATAGGTAAATGGAATTCAATCCGTTGATACGATAATAACTTTGTGGAGCCTCTTCCTGGCGGGTTACTTTCAGTAGTTGGTCCAGACGGATTAGTTTTCCTTCTTTATTGGTGACTGTGATATAAGATGCGTCAAAACCATCCCGGCTATCTTCCGGTATCAGGGCGAGGCGGATCCATTCCTCCTGTCCATTCGTCTCTACATTCCCTGTTCCGAGAAACTCTTTGTTATAGTATTGACTGATGGCAGTTTGTATATCGCTGGTGGTAATTCCGAGTGAAACCAGTTGGCGGCTGTCGTACTCTAATCGCCATTCCATCGGCGTAGCTCCCCGTACATCTATCCTGTAAATTCCCGGAATGCTGGCTAGGCGCGGTTTGATCTGATCTTCTGCAAACCGCTGGATAAAGATTGGGGTTGCTGCGGCATTTAAAGTATATGTCATGAAAGGTCCGGACTCCTTGTCATCCGGGCGGCTCATTTCCAGGATCGGATAACTAAGTCCGTCAGGCAGGCTTGGCCAGGTCTGTCGGACGATGGTGGAGGCTTCAAAGCGGGCGGCATCGATATTGGTATGCTTATCCAGTTCTACGGTCACATATCCCCATCCGTTACCGGAAGTCGAATTGATCTCCTTGATCCCTTTGATGCGTGCAAGCATTGCTTCCAGACGAGAAGTCACTTCCATTTCGATCACGCGTGCCGAATTGCCGGGCATATTATAACTGATAGTCAGCCGGGGCAATGTGCGTGAAGGCGATAGCTTGATGGGCAGTAAAGGAATGAATGTTATTCCTGCCAAAGCTATGCAGAGGAAAACGACAATAATCGTAAAGGATGATATTTTAGGAGATGAACTCATTTTATAGCTATTTTCTTACTACGGGAAAATTATAACTCGTTCCGATAATCAAATTCATTCGACAAGGAAATCCCGGTCTCGAAATCATGTAATGTCAGCTTCCTTATCTTAAAATAACTCAGCCAATAGTTTTGCAACGCCGAGATATAGTTACGCTGTGCCTCCTGTTGGCGGTTCAACGACAAAGTCAAGCTGTTGATATCCGCTTTCCCGATCATAAACCGCTGCTTGGTCTCTGCGTATGCCATGACTGCCAGGTCGAGCACTTCTTCAGCACTACTGATCAGGTGCTGTTGAATATTAAAATCACCGACTGTCATGATCACATCCTCTTCCACGGTCAATTCTTCCTGGCGGGCGGATATTTGAGCTACGTTCAGATTGTTTTTGGCAATATTATGTTTCCCTTTCCGTACGCCCCAGTCTATCAGGGGGATGGAGATCGATACGGAAACAACATCCTGTTGCAACGGATCACGGTAAGCATTTTTCAATTTGCTTGACACCTGGTTAAAACCGATGCTGGCATTGACGGAAGCATTGAACATAGCCTCCTTTTTTGTCTTGTCCACTTGTTGTTCCGCTTCCAGCACCTCTTGTTTCAGGTCGAGAAATTTAGGGTTATTCTCCCGGGCAAGCGTTAATGCTTCATCTACCGATATCTGCATATCTTTCGGACGTCCGGGCAAGCGTAACCGGATTTCCGTATTTTTGTCGAAGTTGAGGAAAGAGGCAAGGCTGAACATGGCTCTTTTGAGGGCTATATCTGCATTTTGCAATGTGTTGCGTGCATTGACGGCATCCAGTTTCAAGGTCAGTAGTTCTGCCTTGTCGATAGAGGCTATCTTATGTCGCTCCTGTCCTGTCCGGTAGAGAGTATCGGTCGAAGCGACATTCTCTTTGGCCAAATCGTATTCGGCCTGTGCCATTGCCAGTTGGAAGAAGTAGGTGGTGGCCTGTTCGCTGATGTTTTCTATATTGTATAACAATTCCTTTTTAGCGATCTCATATTTCAGCGGTTCGATCTTTCGCTCCCACCGGAAAGGATTATAGCCTAAAAGATCCTGGCTATAACCTATTCTTATAGGAATAGTCGTGAATTGATTATACGTATTTTCCCCGAAGTTACGCATATATCCCAGGTCCGAATCCAGAAAGAAGGTACCTCCCAGTAAGTCGAAATTCTGCTTGACCCTAAGATTACCACTGGCATAGAATGACTGTTGAGTACGATATTCTTCCACGTTTTTATCGTAATTATACCGCTTCGTAATATCCCGGTAATACTGTGCCGGTGTCAGGTTCAATGTCAGGCTCGGTAGTCTTCCTGCCTTGAATGTTCTGTATTGCCAGTATCCGGCCAGATACATGTTCTTTGTCCTGAATGCCTCCAGCGAACTGTCTGCTGCCAGAGAGATCGTCCGTTCCAGCGACAGCGTCAGTGTCT is a genomic window containing:
- a CDS encoding Wzy polymerase domain-containing protein, with product MKILFKYLRLLSLSTSGALLLCIVFAANPDIAEGTIAGKIFWFHFAVLLLAFSVFFMEATIKKSCFTFTLPDGLLLLFTGLILITYDRELNPQPERLLFVGQLTMLWFMLRAVIQTHPELRLFFISIIISTGMFEAMWGMGHIHGNPAEDHPLFNGSGLIFNPGPFSGYLAIVLPLCLNLALRFRDCDKIAWWETRTMLFYLSVIGILIILIALPGGASRPAWLAAVASCCWVFFLRKSGWKILKQRVIMHSKTVVIVCALLFLGIAGLPTLGSFIHPDQSASRLLMWNVTTKAILEQPVTGTGLGGFSTSYAKTQADYFSSGKASDMERQAACCPRFAFNEYLQMGLEFGIAGLLLFSLWIGFSLYYGLKNKQIGATGSIIALLFFSMYSYPLQLPSFWVLLLFFSAICVTIPGKLQKPSPKTFPYIGTFAALAACMLFFGQRGYYDSYKEWKTLRLLKQQNEQQVATQGYQCLYPRLNHRVEFLQEGARCLLQCKQYSDAIVWSHQAIRLSANPEFYYILAESYQQLGLYEQAEKYLLQCLHILPEKIDTYYLLTKLYSDDSYYQPDKLRLAAYSVLTRQPKDQSKTIKLMKEDVNKLLQYTIIKNK
- a CDS encoding efflux RND transporter permease subunit, with amino-acid sequence MSSSPKISSFTIIVVFLCIALAGITFIPLLPIKLSPSRTLPRLTISYNMPGNSARVIEMEVTSRLEAMLARIKGIKEINSTSGNGWGYVTVELDKHTNIDAARFEASTIVRQTWPSLPDGLSYPILEMSRPDDKESGPFMTYTLNAAATPIFIQRFAEDQIKPRLASIPGIYRIDVRGATPMEWRLEYDSRQLVSLGITTSDIQTAISQYYNKEFLGTGNVETNGQEEWIRLALIPEDSRDGFDASYITVTNKEGKLIRLDQLLKVTRQEEAPQSYYRINGLNSIYLSIQAEETANQLKLAEQVKQEMNHIRQLLPQGYEIHTSYDATEFIHNELDKIYLRTGLTILILLLFVLLITRNVRYLFLIVVSLSVNLCIAVIFFYLAKLEMQLYSLAGVTISLSLVIDNTIVMTDHIRNRHNRKAFLSILAATLTTIGALVIIFFLDEKIRLNLQDFAAVVIINLAVSLAVALFFVPAMIDKLGLGQKKNIKQKALLSESQESGRFNRFKIWGNRVLKRYPVYFNRYYHAQIDFLCRWKKTACVVLVLAFGLPIFLLPEKIEMDGKDKVYTATDSLFIEKYNKIVSGDTYKEKVKPIIDKALGGTLRLFVQKVYEGSYFTRNDETVLSVTASLPNGTTLEQMNQLMTRMEAYLSTFKDIRQFQTNVYSARQAGIRIYFTKAAERSGFPYTLKSKIISKALELGGGSWGVYGLQDQGFSNDVREGAGSFRIEMFGYNYDELYEWAEQLKGKLLTFRRIKEVLINSEFSWWKDDYQEFYFNLNKARMAQESILPIELFASLNPVFGKDIYSGTIVVDNEVEKLKLSSRQAKDYDIWSMQYVPQTVKDKSYKLAELATVEKGQMPQKVAKVNQQYRLCLQYEYIGASNQGNKIQERVLKEFNASLPMGYTAKSESYYWDWNTKDNKQYLLLLLIIVIIFFTTSILFNSLKQPLAVICVIPISYIGVFLTFYWFKLNFDQGGFASFVLLCGITVNASIYVLNEFNQLREAKPSMPLWRIYLKAWNAKITPIFLTVISTILGFIPFMLGPDKEAFWFPLAAGTIGGLAMSIAGIFIYLPIFTLKK
- a CDS encoding TolC family protein is translated as MKIYKIILSFLLFTSTALHAQTLTLSLERTISLAADSSLEAFRTKNMYLAGYWQYRTFKAGRLPSLTLNLTPAQYYRDITKRYNYDKNVEEYRTQQSFYASGNLRVKQNFDLLGGTFFLDSDLGYMRNFGENTYNQFTTIPIRIGYSQDLLGYNPFRWERKIEPLKYEIAKKELLYNIENISEQATTYFFQLAMAQAEYDLAKENVASTDTLYRTGQERHKIASIDKAELLTLKLDAVNARNTLQNADIALKRAMFSLASFLNFDKNTEIRLRLPGRPKDMQISVDEALTLARENNPKFLDLKQEVLEAEQQVDKTKKEAMFNASVNASIGFNQVSSKLKNAYRDPLQQDVVSVSISIPLIDWGVRKGKHNIAKNNLNVAQISARQEELTVEEDVIMTVGDFNIQQHLISSAEEVLDLAVMAYAETKQRFMIGKADINSLTLSLNRQQEAQRNYISALQNYWLSYFKIRKLTLHDFETGISLSNEFDYRNEL